One window of Sphingobacteriales bacterium genomic DNA carries:
- a CDS encoding glycosyltransferase family 2 protein — MNNLPKVAVVILNWNGKQLLEQFLPSVLSSDYENLEIYVADNASTDDSVKMLEENFKMVKILQLQQNFGFAEGYNQALQQISAPYSVLLNSDVEVSPGWLTPIIRLMEKDPSVAACQPKILAYHQKTHFEYAGASGGWLDMLGYAFCRGRFFDQCEEDSGQYNSTEEIFWASGCALFIRTPLFYKIGGFDRHFFAHMEEIDLCWRLKRSGYRIMVCPDSVVYHVGGGSLPKSNPRKTFLNYHNNLVMLFKNLPVLTLLWLLPFRMLLDWISCFKLIAERKFRDARAILKAQFYFLKGIRIWYRNRKQTGKTVSNNLQPQVKNFKNLTGLYRGSIIVRHFLLGVNKFSALKKG, encoded by the coding sequence ATGAACAATCTGCCCAAAGTTGCGGTGGTTATCCTGAACTGGAACGGAAAACAATTGCTGGAACAATTCCTGCCGTCTGTCCTGTCCTCGGATTATGAAAACCTCGAAATCTATGTGGCAGATAACGCTTCGACCGACGATTCTGTAAAAATGCTGGAGGAAAATTTCAAGATGGTCAAAATTCTGCAACTCCAACAGAATTTTGGATTTGCAGAGGGGTATAATCAGGCATTACAGCAAATTTCTGCTCCTTATTCGGTGTTGTTAAATTCAGATGTCGAAGTAAGCCCCGGTTGGTTAACCCCGATTATCCGGTTGATGGAAAAAGACCCGTCAGTTGCGGCATGTCAGCCTAAAATTCTGGCTTATCACCAAAAAACCCATTTTGAATATGCAGGAGCAAGCGGCGGCTGGTTGGATATGCTGGGATATGCCTTTTGCAGGGGACGTTTTTTTGATCAGTGCGAAGAAGATTCTGGTCAATATAATTCCACTGAGGAAATATTTTGGGCATCCGGCTGCGCTTTGTTTATCCGTACACCGTTGTTTTACAAAATTGGAGGATTTGACCGTCATTTTTTTGCCCACATGGAAGAAATTGATCTGTGCTGGCGATTAAAAAGGAGTGGTTATCGCATCATGGTTTGCCCGGATTCTGTGGTCTATCATGTCGGCGGGGGAAGTTTACCCAAAAGCAATCCGAGAAAAACGTTTCTCAACTATCACAACAATTTAGTCATGTTGTTTAAAAATCTTCCTGTTTTAACCCTGTTATGGCTCCTGCCTTTCAGGATGTTGCTCGATTGGATTTCCTGTTTTAAACTGATTGCAGAAAGAAAATTCCGGGATGCCCGGGCAATCCTTAAAGCGCAGTTTTACTTCCTGAAAGGAATAAGGATCTGGTATCGGAACAGAAAACAAACCGGTAAAACAGTATCAAACAATCTGCAGCCGCAGGTGAAAAACTTCAAGAACCTGACCGGATTATATCGCGGAAGTATCATCGTCAGGCATTTTTTGTTAGGCGTTAACAAATTCAGTGCCCTTAAAAAAGGGTAA
- a CDS encoding DNA/RNA non-specific endonuclease — MKLKKTDFIKATIERNRPKTGERGWNDHQTPTPEPETDERRILRYEHLAEHRFEPFDLAKERILGHNDLMPVNYLLHGYLSAIPVCRIHIRNEAGGNEGFGTGFLVSPTLLLTNHHVLESPDMAEKSYAEFNFQYRLEGIPAATSLFKFQPGLFFTTHPDLDFTLVALSPVSHNDHRPIADFGYLYLNEHTGKALVSEYLSIIQHPGGGYKQIAMRENRLLTSPPGSHFITYSTDTTQGSSGSAVFNDQWQVVALHHSGVPRMDSAGNYLCKDGTVWKPGMEENLLDWLSNEGVRISSVLDWIKTNHAGNALIDEMLEQLPFPAQNYLPQLQVNALQNIPNPYVNLTPASIQSLFNQQKITLPVELTIHFKTPETKTGKEENEHAATEDGAENDPRFEVKKSKKPDYSNRNGYDSAFLPHENFCIETELLTDGLQDLLAPLLNPLPGNRYRLDYTNFSVYIHKHRKLCLMTAVNIDGNLTVEITRENTPWILDPRMSKIYQTGPAVYAKNDLDRGHLVKRLDPVWGTEAELANDDTFHFTNSAPQHKNLNQKTWLSLENYIFKNALLFGLKISVFTGPVFGQDDIPYRGVLLPLQFWKVVAMIKTDGTPSVSGYLLKQPDEIDDFRTTEGISDSGFGQFKTYQVSLKTIAGLTQIPFDRFSQYDPMATPQAEESVQLLEILDADDLRL, encoded by the coding sequence ATGAAACTGAAAAAAACAGATTTTATCAAAGCCACCATCGAAAGGAATCGCCCGAAAACCGGCGAGCGGGGATGGAATGACCACCAAACGCCAACCCCTGAACCTGAAACAGACGAGCGGCGGATTTTGCGGTATGAACATTTGGCAGAGCACCGGTTCGAGCCTTTCGATTTGGCAAAAGAGCGGATATTGGGGCATAATGATTTGATGCCGGTCAATTACCTCCTGCACGGATATTTGTCGGCAATTCCGGTTTGCCGCATCCATATCCGCAACGAAGCCGGCGGAAACGAGGGGTTCGGGACGGGTTTTTTAGTTTCTCCCACCCTCCTGCTCACCAATCACCATGTTTTGGAAAGTCCGGACATGGCTGAAAAAAGTTACGCCGAGTTCAATTTTCAGTACCGTTTGGAGGGTATTCCCGCTGCAACGAGCTTATTCAAATTTCAGCCCGGATTGTTTTTTACCACCCATCCCGATTTGGATTTCACCTTGGTTGCCCTGAGTCCCGTTTCCCACAACGACCACCGCCCAATTGCCGATTTTGGGTATTTATACCTCAACGAACATACCGGCAAAGCCCTTGTTTCCGAATATCTTTCGATTATTCAGCATCCGGGCGGCGGTTATAAACAGATAGCCATGCGCGAAAACCGGCTGCTGACCTCCCCTCCCGGCAGCCATTTTATCACCTATTCCACCGACACGACTCAAGGCTCGTCAGGGTCTGCGGTGTTTAACGACCAATGGCAGGTGGTGGCGCTCCATCACAGCGGCGTTCCCAGAATGGATTCTGCCGGCAACTATTTGTGCAAGGACGGGACTGTCTGGAAACCCGGCATGGAAGAAAACCTGTTAGACTGGCTGTCGAATGAAGGGGTGCGCATCAGCTCGGTTCTGGATTGGATAAAAACTAACCACGCCGGCAACGCACTGATTGATGAAATGCTGGAACAACTGCCGTTTCCGGCACAAAACTACCTGCCTCAGTTGCAGGTAAATGCACTGCAAAACATCCCAAACCCTTATGTGAATCTAACGCCTGCTTCGATTCAGTCTTTGTTTAACCAACAAAAAATTACCCTTCCAGTCGAGCTGACCATCCATTTCAAAACGCCCGAAACCAAGACCGGAAAGGAGGAAAACGAGCATGCCGCTACTGAAGACGGGGCGGAAAATGACCCCAGATTTGAGGTGAAAAAATCCAAAAAACCGGATTATTCCAACCGGAACGGCTACGATTCGGCATTTCTGCCCCACGAAAATTTCTGCATCGAAACCGAACTTCTGACCGACGGGCTTCAAGACCTCTTAGCCCCCCTGTTAAATCCCCTGCCCGGAAACCGGTACCGCTTGGATTATACCAATTTTTCGGTCTATATTCACAAACACCGGAAATTATGCCTGATGACGGCGGTCAACATAGACGGCAACCTGACGGTCGAAATTACCCGCGAAAACACCCCCTGGATTTTAGACCCGCGAATGTCAAAAATTTATCAGACCGGCCCCGCCGTTTATGCCAAAAATGACCTCGACCGCGGCCATTTGGTCAAGCGGCTCGACCCCGTTTGGGGAACGGAAGCGGAACTTGCCAACGACGACACCTTTCATTTCACCAACTCCGCTCCGCAGCATAAAAACCTGAACCAAAAAACCTGGCTCAGCCTCGAAAATTATATCTTTAAAAACGCCCTCTTGTTCGGGTTAAAAATTTCTGTATTTACCGGCCCCGTCTTTGGTCAGGACGATATCCCCTATCGCGGCGTTTTGCTCCCGCTTCAGTTCTGGAAAGTGGTCGCCATGATAAAAACAGACGGAACCCCCTCAGTTAGCGGATATCTGCTCAAACAACCGGATGAAATTGACGATTTCAGAACCACCGAAGGCATCAGCGACAGCGGTTTCGGGCAGTTTAAAACCTATCAGGTATCGCTGAAAACCATTGCCGGCCTGACCCAAATCCCGTTCGACCGGTTCAGTCAGTACGACCCCATGGCAACTCCCCAAGCCGAAGAAAGTGTTCAACTGCTTGAAATATTGGATGCGGACGACCTCCGGCTTTAG
- a CDS encoding glycosyltransferase family 39 protein, whose product MPEPIATTLPPFSKTDRWLIAAICILLLIALTSHLHVLPLRAEEPRRALVALEMELSGNYIAPTINGVFYYNKPPVYNWFLVLLYKITGSYDEWVVRLPGVISLIALGLFHFFATKRHTDPQTALLSALFLVTSADILFYFSLLGEIDLFYTLLVYLQIIAIFHFYQTKQYGLLFAVSYFFAGIGLLTKGLPSLLFQGLTGLGLVISEKNPRLLFRPQHLAGILIFLLTTGLYFYQYSKYNDVGLYFAKLLSESTERTMMEKSFFQQIQHLFWFPVMFLKILAPYILFLPLVFHKSMRQAVLSQPLLKFSLMFIVANIWIYWLSPGTKDRYLYMFLPFCCTILAFSWNNFPQAMPVFRNLSTKIIGAILILLSLASLATAFLPQTKEVRYIYLLAPVFGGLFAALFWAWKKNKTSPVLLLILAVVLLRIEFNITIIPIQLPEFRENAVLPDLEKIMAITNRQPVCLAGREQTLHVETFGIGGSPLVAADLMQPPVMLFRISYYLAKETGQIMEFHPTPQSGRYYLAEKSFAETISANPLHEFFEPRNKINYVLFKAE is encoded by the coding sequence ATGCCGGAACCCATAGCAACCACGCTCCCACCCTTTTCAAAAACCGACCGGTGGCTGATTGCCGCAATTTGCATCCTGCTGCTCATTGCCCTGACCTCCCATCTCCACGTCCTGCCCCTGCGCGCCGAAGAACCGCGCCGGGCATTGGTAGCCCTCGAAATGGAGCTTTCCGGCAACTATATTGCGCCCACCATCAACGGTGTTTTTTATTACAACAAGCCGCCGGTTTACAATTGGTTCTTAGTGTTGCTCTACAAAATAACGGGTTCTTACGACGAATGGGTGGTAAGACTGCCGGGGGTCATTTCCCTGATTGCACTCGGTTTGTTCCATTTTTTTGCCACAAAACGGCATACCGACCCGCAAACCGCCCTGCTTTCGGCCTTGTTTTTGGTAACAAGTGCCGATATTCTGTTCTATTTCTCGCTGCTTGGTGAAATTGATTTGTTCTACACCCTCTTGGTCTATCTGCAAATCATCGCCATATTCCATTTTTACCAAACTAAACAATACGGGCTGCTTTTTGCCGTCTCTTATTTTTTTGCCGGCATCGGGCTGCTCACCAAAGGGTTGCCCTCCCTTTTGTTTCAGGGGTTAACCGGGCTGGGGTTGGTTATTTCCGAAAAAAACCCGCGCCTCCTGTTCAGACCGCAGCATCTCGCCGGCATCCTGATTTTTCTGCTCACCACCGGTTTGTACTTCTATCAGTACAGCAAATACAACGATGTAGGGTTATATTTTGCAAAACTCCTGAGCGAATCCACCGAACGAACCATGATGGAAAAAAGTTTTTTCCAACAAATCCAGCATCTGTTTTGGTTTCCGGTCATGTTCCTCAAAATTCTTGCGCCCTATATCCTGTTTCTGCCCCTTGTTTTTCACAAAAGCATGAGGCAGGCGGTACTTTCTCAGCCCCTTCTGAAATTTTCCCTGATGTTCATCGTCGCCAATATCTGGATTTACTGGCTCTCTCCCGGCACCAAAGACCGGTATTTATACATGTTTTTGCCTTTTTGTTGCACCATTTTAGCCTTTTCGTGGAATAATTTTCCCCAAGCCATGCCGGTTTTTCGAAACCTCTCCACAAAAATCATTGGGGCAATTTTAATTCTCCTGAGCCTCGCATCGCTTGCCACCGCCTTTTTACCGCAAACCAAAGAGGTACGGTATATTTACCTGCTCGCTCCGGTTTTTGGCGGCCTGTTCGCAGCCCTGTTTTGGGCATGGAAAAAAAACAAAACTTCACCGGTTCTGCTGCTGATATTAGCCGTTGTTTTATTGCGGATAGAATTTAACATCACCATCATTCCCATCCAACTGCCCGAGTTCAGAGAAAATGCCGTCCTGCCCGATTTGGAAAAAATCATGGCCATCACCAACCGCCAACCCGTCTGTTTGGCCGGCCGCGAGCAAACCCTGCATGTCGAAACTTTCGGAATTGGCGGCAGCCCCTTAGTTGCTGCCGACCTGATGCAACCTCCGGTCATGCTGTTCCGAATTTCCTATTATTTAGCCAAAGAAACCGGTCAGATTATGGAATTTCACCCCACCCCTCAGAGCGGCAGGTATTATCTGGCAGAAAAATCGTTTGCCGAAACCATATCCGCCAACCCCCTGCACGAATTTTTTGAACCCCGCAATAAAATCAACTATGTGCTGTTCAAAGCGGAGTAG
- a CDS encoding carboxypeptidase-like regulatory domain-containing protein produces MSFKYPILLFCCLMALTVGSPKAFAQYGNEKLVQLSGIVMSADSLNPIPYCSIWDKSIRRGTVSNIQGFFSFVVHKGDTVLFSAVGYDKAKLVVPADLTDNTYSVVQFMRNDTILLPTAVIYPWPTPHEFKQAFLALDIPDDDIMRAEKNLDHERIQQLAYTMKMDGMENFDYQMRRYSQSLYSAGQTQHMRIFDVFAWAEFFKALKRGDFKKKYKEGDD; encoded by the coding sequence ATGTCTTTTAAATACCCCATCCTTCTTTTTTGCTGTTTGATGGCCCTGACGGTGGGCAGCCCGAAAGCATTTGCTCAGTATGGGAACGAAAAATTGGTGCAGTTGTCGGGCATTGTGATGTCGGCCGATAGTTTAAATCCGATTCCTTATTGCAGTATCTGGGACAAATCTATCCGCCGTGGGACGGTTTCAAATATTCAGGGGTTCTTTTCTTTTGTGGTGCATAAAGGGGATACGGTGTTGTTTTCGGCGGTTGGATATGACAAAGCTAAATTGGTGGTTCCGGCCGATTTGACAGATAATACTTATTCGGTGGTTCAGTTTATGAGAAATGACACCATTTTACTGCCAACTGCGGTGATTTACCCTTGGCCGACTCCTCACGAATTTAAGCAGGCTTTTCTTGCGCTCGATATTCCGGACGACGACATTATGAGGGCGGAAAAAAACCTCGACCACGAAAGGATACAGCAATTGGCCTATACGATGAAGATGGACGGAATGGAAAATTTCGACTATCAGATGCGCCGGTATTCGCAGAGCCTTTACTCTGCCGGACAAACTCAGCACATGCGTATTTTTGATGTGTTTGCTTGGGCAGAATTTTTTAAAGCCCTTAAACGGGGAGACTTTAAGAAAAAATATAAGGAAGGGGACGATTGA
- a CDS encoding redoxin family protein, with the protein MKKIQTTLILLFALFSAFQAQAQTPAAKKLPFFSFFDLNGNVFTSDQVKFENYLLVGYFDPDCDHCNEQAAQIKENMEKLKNVNMVWVSFGDPKSIAGFQKKYFEGYKKVIFLHDPNLKIFTYFPDAVETPTFYLYDRNKNLIGKFIEQEAVNIYQHIN; encoded by the coding sequence ATGAAAAAAATACAAACAACCCTAATCCTGCTTTTCGCCCTGTTTTCAGCCTTTCAGGCACAAGCACAAACTCCTGCTGCCAAAAAACTTCCTTTCTTTTCTTTTTTTGACCTCAACGGCAATGTGTTTACCTCCGATCAGGTAAAATTTGAAAACTATCTGTTGGTCGGTTATTTTGACCCCGATTGCGATCATTGCAACGAACAGGCGGCACAAATCAAAGAGAATATGGAAAAACTGAAAAACGTGAACATGGTCTGGGTTTCGTTTGGCGACCCGAAATCAATAGCCGGGTTTCAGAAAAAGTATTTCGAAGGTTATAAAAAGGTGATTTTTCTTCATGACCCCAATCTAAAAATATTTACCTACTTCCCCGATGCCGTAGAAACTCCGACATTTTACCTCTATGACCGGAATAAAAACCTGATCGGCAAATTTATCGAACAGGAGGCAGTCAATATTTATCAACATATCAACTAA
- a CDS encoding T9SS type A sorting domain-containing protein, translating into MTKKILLLTLVFFLGLSFWNNQYVHTNSAQPPLGRTGAPGELTCAGVGCHGGAPNTGPGSVNIFFAGAGSGLFYYPDSTYVIGLTVNNGGGSGIRYGFEMVALNSSNQSVGTFIGNTPNFTGTASQSSRQYIFHKNIPNPNSGNYTFQWTAPSSNVGAITFYAAGNSANGNGAESGDLIYTKTLTINGLSVGIEDAAQPNHHFSAFPNPITENTVGVQYILSGNVQVKIALYDLKGQLLETLFDGEKTAGHHQQQLTLNKELFPEGMYLISLQTDNGALQTQKVWIQ; encoded by the coding sequence ATGACTAAAAAAATTCTACTACTTACCCTTGTTTTCTTTCTTGGCCTTTCTTTCTGGAACAATCAATACGTACATACGAACAGCGCACAGCCTCCTTTGGGCAGAACAGGCGCACCGGGAGAGTTGACCTGTGCCGGCGTTGGTTGTCATGGCGGCGCACCGAATACCGGTCCGGGTTCGGTCAATATCTTTTTTGCAGGAGCGGGTTCGGGGTTGTTTTATTATCCCGATTCGACTTATGTCATCGGACTTACCGTGAACAACGGAGGCGGTTCGGGCATCCGGTATGGTTTTGAAATGGTTGCGCTCAACAGCTCTAACCAAAGCGTCGGTACTTTTATCGGCAATACTCCCAATTTTACCGGTACTGCTTCTCAGTCATCGCGGCAGTATATTTTCCACAAAAATATTCCTAACCCAAATTCGGGTAACTATACTTTCCAGTGGACTGCGCCTTCTTCAAACGTTGGGGCGATTACCTTTTATGCAGCCGGTAATTCCGCCAATGGAAACGGGGCTGAATCGGGCGATTTGATTTATACCAAAACCCTGACTATCAACGGTTTATCGGTAGGTATTGAGGATGCTGCCCAACCCAATCATCATTTCAGCGCATTTCCCAATCCGATTACCGAAAATACGGTTGGCGTACAATATATCTTGTCCGGCAATGTTCAGGTAAAAATTGCACTTTATGACCTGAAAGGGCAGTTGCTCGAAACTCTGTTTGACGGCGAAAAAACCGCAGGGCATCATCAGCAACAACTGACGCTGAACAAAGAACTTTTCCCCGAAGGGATGTATCTGATCAGCCTGCAAACCGACAACGGGGCTTTACAAACTCAGAAAGTTTGGATTCAGTAA
- the bcp gene encoding thioredoxin-dependent thiol peroxidase yields the protein MTTTLEENTPAPKFTAANQQGKLVSLSDFLGKTVVLFFYSQDNSESCTAQACNIRDHYREFKKKGVVMLGISPDTVKSHFKFSNKYQLPYTLIADEDKTIALAYKVYGEKLFFGKMITGIYRTTFVIDPSGIIRKIISKVKTKTHAMQILAVLEELQTKVVD from the coding sequence ATGACCACCACCTTAGAAGAAAATACGCCTGCTCCTAAATTTACTGCCGCAAATCAACAGGGTAAATTGGTCAGTTTATCCGATTTTTTGGGGAAAACGGTAGTTTTGTTTTTTTACTCTCAGGACAATTCGGAAAGTTGTACGGCTCAGGCTTGTAATATCCGCGATCATTATCGGGAGTTTAAGAAAAAGGGAGTCGTCATGCTCGGTATCAGTCCCGATACCGTAAAATCACATTTCAAATTTTCGAACAAATATCAACTGCCTTATACGCTGATTGCGGATGAAGACAAAACAATTGCCTTAGCCTACAAAGTTTACGGGGAGAAGTTGTTTTTTGGTAAAATGATTACCGGAATTTACCGGACTACATTTGTCATTGACCCTTCGGGAATTATCCGGAAAATTATTTCCAAAGTAAAGACCAAAACCCATGCAATGCAGATTTTAGCAGTTTTGGAAGAGTTACAGACCAAAGTTGTGGATTAA
- a CDS encoding tetratricopeptide repeat protein → MPNLRFLFFLCLFVLLAFNAVFAGSFDMNKQCKEAYRAIMSLQLKEAKKLIASEKLSNPGNQITLLLENYADVITVFINEETEEFNRLEAYKNQRLAILSKSDKNSPYYLYSQAEINLQWALVRLKFEQYFKAFMEVQKAYKLLIENQQRFPDFYPNLKSLGAIHAFIGTIPDQYRWGVKLIGMEGNLKQGMNEIAIFLAQGLQKEQLFREEGLILQSFLLLYLDAKPEKAWEIVEELPKKNNLFNCFVAANIAMKTGRNEEAIHILQHKPTGAGYINFFYLDYLLGVCKLNRLDSDADIYLFSFTSNFKGSNYLKDAYQKIAWANLLKSKPEKYRQYMQYVKERGKALIDLDKQALKSAESNEVPDINLLKARLLFDGGYYQKALQTLQNFLLQSYSALPLQLEYTYRKARIFDGLKQYDNAIAFYSQTILLSKDSPYYFAPKSCLELGKLYEQSGNKQNAALYYRKAMEYKNHEYQNSIEQQAKAGLNRLKK, encoded by the coding sequence TTGCCAAATCTCCGGTTTCTGTTCTTTCTCTGCCTGTTTGTTTTATTGGCGTTCAACGCTGTTTTTGCAGGTTCATTCGACATGAACAAGCAATGCAAAGAGGCTTACCGGGCAATCATGAGTTTGCAGCTAAAAGAAGCAAAGAAACTGATTGCTTCAGAAAAATTGTCAAACCCCGGTAATCAAATTACGCTGTTGCTGGAAAATTATGCCGATGTCATCACGGTTTTTATCAACGAAGAAACAGAAGAATTTAACCGTCTCGAGGCATATAAAAACCAACGGTTAGCCATTCTGTCAAAATCTGATAAAAACTCGCCCTATTATCTATATTCTCAGGCAGAAATCAACCTTCAATGGGCTTTGGTCAGGTTAAAGTTCGAGCAATATTTCAAAGCATTTATGGAGGTGCAAAAAGCCTATAAACTGCTGATCGAAAATCAACAGCGCTTCCCTGATTTTTATCCTAATTTAAAATCTTTGGGTGCAATTCATGCCTTTATAGGTACCATTCCCGACCAATACAGATGGGGGGTAAAGCTGATTGGAATGGAGGGAAATTTAAAGCAGGGAATGAATGAAATAGCCATATTTTTAGCTCAGGGGTTACAAAAAGAGCAGTTGTTCAGAGAAGAAGGGTTAATTCTTCAATCTTTTTTACTGCTATATTTAGATGCCAAGCCTGAAAAAGCATGGGAAATTGTCGAAGAACTGCCCAAAAAAAACAATCTCTTCAACTGCTTCGTGGCAGCAAACATCGCCATGAAAACGGGAAGAAATGAAGAAGCCATCCACATTCTTCAACACAAACCCACCGGAGCCGGATATATCAATTTTTTCTATCTCGATTACCTCCTGGGAGTTTGTAAATTAAACCGTTTGGATTCGGATGCCGATATTTATTTGTTCAGTTTTACCTCAAATTTTAAAGGCAGCAATTATCTGAAAGACGCTTACCAAAAAATTGCCTGGGCCAATTTGCTGAAAAGTAAACCGGAAAAATACCGGCAATACATGCAATATGTCAAAGAAAGAGGTAAAGCGCTGATTGACTTAGACAAACAGGCCTTAAAATCGGCTGAAAGCAACGAAGTCCCCGATATAAATTTATTGAAAGCCCGCCTTTTATTTGATGGAGGCTATTACCAAAAAGCATTGCAAACTTTGCAGAATTTTCTGCTTCAGAGCTATTCTGCGCTTCCGCTTCAATTAGAATACACTTACAGAAAGGCACGGATTTTTGATGGATTAAAACAATATGACAATGCAATTGCTTTTTATTCTCAAACTATTTTGCTGAGTAAAGATTCTCCTTATTATTTTGCACCCAAGTCCTGTCTTGAATTAGGAAAATTGTATGAACAATCAGGCAACAAACAAAACGCCGCTTTATATTACCGGAAAGCTATGGAATACAAAAACCACGAATACCAAAACAGCATCGAACAACAGGCAAAAGCCGGTTTGAACCGTTTGAAAAAATAA
- a CDS encoding RNA polymerase sigma factor gives MTENQLIIQCIEGNRNAQRLLYERFASAMFGVCRRYIQNEADAEEVLVGGFFKVFCHLENYKGIGSFEGWIRKIMVNEALSLIRKQNTQKNITYDELDTTYQGVADEQTDSKITESDILQLLTKLPNGYRTIFNLYAIEGYSHEEIAAMLQISVNTSKSQVLKARRMLQKFLSKTV, from the coding sequence GTGACCGAAAATCAACTCATCATACAATGTATTGAAGGGAATAGAAATGCACAGCGTTTGTTGTATGAGCGTTTTGCGTCCGCTATGTTCGGAGTTTGCCGGCGATACATCCAAAACGAAGCAGATGCAGAGGAGGTTTTGGTAGGTGGTTTTTTTAAAGTATTCTGTCATTTGGAAAACTATAAAGGAATTGGAAGTTTTGAAGGATGGATTAGAAAAATTATGGTAAATGAAGCCTTGTCTTTAATCAGGAAACAAAACACTCAAAAAAATATTACTTATGACGAATTAGACACCACCTATCAGGGCGTTGCAGATGAACAGACGGATTCCAAAATCACCGAAAGCGATATTTTGCAATTATTAACCAAACTGCCAAACGGATACAGAACCATTTTTAACCTGTATGCCATTGAAGGCTATTCGCACGAAGAAATCGCTGCAATGCTTCAGATAAGTGTTAACACCTCAAAATCTCAGGTCCTTAAAGCAAGAAGAATGTTGCAAAAATTTTTGAGTAAAACCGTATAG
- a CDS encoding zinc-binding dehydrogenase: MQAAVLVKNGSSKNAFEIQTLPDLPMCRSNEVKIEVKAFGLNFADVTARLGKYPDCPPLPAVIGYEVVGHVIETGSEVKDLKPGQRVLAFTRFGGYSTQVIAQANGVVAIPDNISHAEAAALATQYCTAYYAACIAINLQPSDRVLIQAAAGGVGIALTQIAKKNGCYIYGTAGSDSKLEVLRQLGVDVPVNYQKQEVAKIIAQTSPNGKLDVIFDSVGGSFVRKSFKMLNSGGRLVCYGAAGLSGANMFNTAVKALEFGFYHPIQFMMRSVSLIGVNMLRIADNKPELLQKALTKVVKGYQNGDFKPITGGVFPISELAKAHDLLQTRQTIGKVVVEW, from the coding sequence ATGCAAGCAGCAGTTTTGGTCAAAAACGGAAGTTCAAAAAATGCGTTTGAAATTCAAACCTTACCGGATTTACCGATGTGTCGTTCAAATGAGGTTAAAATTGAAGTCAAAGCGTTTGGACTTAATTTTGCGGACGTTACTGCCCGATTGGGCAAATATCCGGATTGCCCTCCATTACCGGCTGTTATCGGTTATGAAGTTGTTGGACATGTTATCGAAACCGGAAGTGAGGTTAAAGATTTGAAACCCGGACAAAGGGTGCTTGCCTTTACGAGATTTGGCGGTTATTCTACACAAGTAATTGCACAGGCAAACGGAGTGGTTGCCATCCCGGATAACATAAGTCATGCAGAAGCGGCAGCTTTAGCCACTCAATATTGCACCGCATATTATGCTGCATGTATCGCCATTAATCTTCAACCATCTGACCGTGTATTGATTCAGGCAGCAGCCGGAGGTGTTGGAATTGCACTAACTCAAATTGCAAAAAAAAACGGATGTTATATTTATGGAACCGCGGGGTCGGATTCAAAATTGGAAGTCTTACGCCAATTGGGCGTAGATGTTCCGGTTAACTATCAAAAGCAGGAGGTGGCAAAGATTATTGCACAGACTTCGCCAAATGGCAAGTTGGATGTAATTTTTGATTCTGTAGGAGGTAGTTTTGTCAGGAAGAGCTTTAAAATGTTAAATTCCGGTGGAAGATTGGTTTGTTATGGAGCTGCCGGATTGTCGGGTGCAAACATGTTTAATACTGCTGTTAAAGCGCTCGAATTTGGTTTTTACCATCCCATACAGTTTATGATGCGCTCTGTCAGTTTGATAGGGGTAAATATGCTTCGAATTGCCGATAATAAACCGGAATTGCTTCAAAAAGCACTCACAAAAGTTGTCAAAGGATATCAGAACGGAGATTTCAAACCAATTACCGGAGGAGTGTTTCCAATTTCAGAACTTGCAAAAGCTCATGATTTGCTTCAAACCCGGCAAACAATCGGCAAAGTGGTAGTAGAATGGTAA